From the Calonectris borealis chromosome 4, bCalBor7.hap1.2, whole genome shotgun sequence genome, one window contains:
- the NKX3-2 gene encoding homeobox protein Nkx-3.2 — translation MDVRGGNALTPFSIQAILNKKEERARHAAGRPPPPGAAGGWRLCGAAEGPPLSSPAAAARAPAPRTPAGWDSDSALSEDPEGERRSEEEGAGGSARPAEAAGGGRPAAAGEEAQPPEAVERDAVGLSDSEMSAAVSDRSPPEEEDGAGKCGKLLPGEEEAVAPKPRKKRSRAAFSHAQVFELERRFNHQRYLSGPERADLAASLKLTETQVKIWFQNRRYKTKRRQMAADLLAAAPAAKKVAVKVLVRDDQRQYHPGEVLRPPSLLSLQPSYYYPYYCLPGWALSTCAAAAGTQ, via the exons atGGACGTCCGCGGCGGCAACGCCCTGACGCCTTTCTCCATCCAGGCCATCCTCAACAAGAAGGAGGAGCGCGCTCGCcacgcggcggggcggccgccgcccccgggagcGGCCGGCGGCTGGCGGCTGTGCGGCGCCGCCGAGGGCCCGCCGCTctcctcgcccgccgccgccgcccgcgccccagCCCCGCGGACGCCGGCGGGCTGGGACTCGGACTCGGCGCTCAGCGAGGACCCCGAGGGCGAGCGGCGCTCCGAGGAGGAGGGCGCCGGtggcagcgcccgccccgccgaagccgcgggcggggggcggccggcggcggcgggggaggaggcACAGCCCCCGGAGGCAGTGGAGCGGGACGCCGTCGGCCTCAGTGACAGCGAGATGTCGGCCGCCGTCTCAG ATCGCAGCCcgccggaggaggaggacggAGCGGGCAAGTGCGGGAAGCTGCtgccgggggaggaggaggcggtggcgccGAAGCCGCGGAAGAAGCGCTCCCGCGCAGCCTTTTCCCACGCGCAGGTCTTCGAGCTGGAGCGGCGCTTCAACCACCAGCGGTACCTGTCGGGGCCCGAGCGGGCCGACCTGGCCGCCTCGCTGAAGCTCACCGAGACGCAGGTGAagatctggttccagaaccgGCGCTACAAGACCAAGCGGCGGCAGATGGCCGCCGACCTGCtggccgccgcccccgccgccaagAAAGTGGCCGTCAAGGTGCTGGTGCGCGACGACCAGAGACAGTACCACCCCGGCGAGGTGCTGCGGCCGCCCTCGCTgctctccctccagccctcctACTACTACCCCTACTACTGCCTGCCCGGGTGGGCTCTGTCCACCTGTGCCGCAGCCGCCGGCACCCAGTGA